The Opitutales bacterium ASA1 genome window below encodes:
- a CDS encoding cytochrome c oxidase assembly protein encodes MSAHRGAWTATAAAWIVLPKVALAHTGLPVDAPWWRLWSPDPLIVANLVALSVLYAIGLSRLRAVGNRDAAAGGLQPGAFWLAIFALAVALLSPIEVLAHELLWVHMVQHMILMNVAAPLFVIGAPVRVMLWVFPPEDRRFVGRSKRTLHRRGLPRYLLWQPVTLFLLYAAVLWIWHLPVLYEAALRVPLVHDLQHLMFFAVSCVFWRVLFDPIGRLRLARTTAVLYLFLTSLHATILGVFMALAPKLWYPTYARRTAAWGFDALEDQQLAGYIMWMPACAAYALVAAVVFANWLREEPPESSTPRVP; translated from the coding sequence TCGCGCTCGCGCACACCGGGCTGCCGGTCGACGCACCGTGGTGGCGTTTGTGGAGTCCGGACCCGTTGATCGTCGCGAACCTTGTCGCCCTGTCGGTTCTCTACGCGATCGGGTTATCGCGTCTGCGTGCGGTCGGAAATCGAGACGCCGCCGCCGGCGGACTTCAACCCGGCGCATTCTGGCTCGCGATCTTCGCGCTCGCCGTGGCGTTGCTCTCGCCGATCGAAGTCCTCGCGCACGAACTTCTTTGGGTTCACATGGTGCAACACATGATCCTGATGAACGTCGCCGCTCCGCTCTTCGTGATCGGAGCGCCCGTGCGCGTCATGTTATGGGTGTTTCCACCCGAGGATCGTCGTTTCGTGGGTCGGTCGAAACGCACCCTGCACCGTCGCGGACTGCCGCGCTATCTGCTGTGGCAACCGGTCACGCTCTTCCTTCTCTATGCGGCGGTGTTGTGGATCTGGCACTTGCCGGTCTTGTACGAGGCGGCGCTGCGCGTCCCACTCGTGCACGATCTGCAGCATCTGATGTTCTTCGCCGTCTCGTGCGTCTTCTGGCGCGTGCTCTTCGACCCCATCGGGCGACTGCGGCTCGCTCGGACGACGGCCGTGTTGTATCTCTTCCTGACCTCGCTGCACGCGACCATCCTCGGTGTCTTCATGGCTCTCGCGCCGAAACTCTGGTACCCGACCTACGCACGCCGCACCGCCGCATGGGGGTTCGATGCGCTCGAAGACCAACAACTCGCCGGCTACATCATGTGGATGCCGGCCTGCGCCGCCTACGCTCTCGTCGCGGCCGTCGTATTCGCCAACTGGTTACGCGAGGAACCGCCCGAATCCTCGACCCCGCGAGTCCCCTGA